From Dietzia sp. ANT_WB102, a single genomic window includes:
- a CDS encoding phosphoenolpyruvate--protein phosphotransferase yields MTQQSKTGAVIRGTGVVAGLAYGPARWVVRPDELDPGPAAGGGDSDEQDQPDEGRVEAGRERFAAAARTVAERLDQRAALATGVSAEVLSANAVLARDRGWAKAVVKELKKGASVEAAAVAATETFAEMFAKIGGRQAERITDLRDICARVVAELRGLPEPGIPEFDEPGVLMADDLAPADTAGLDPALVLAIVCEHGGPTSHTAIIARQLGIPCMVAVGGLTAVVDGTHVLVDAAAGTVTVEPEAGPATAQADADRRNRALAADWTGPAALADGHPVHLLANVQDGAGAEDAASGPAGGIGLFRTELAFLDRASEPTHDEQVDLYARVLGSFPDARVVTRTLDAGSDKPLAFAGMTEEDNPALGVRGIRVDLIDPGLLDRQLDALAAAGRRVGGAQSSPWVMAPMVATVDEARDFADRCRQRGLTPGIMVEVPSVAVAVDRFLPHIDFLSIGTNDLTQYVMAADRMSSDLAALTDPWQPAVLRLIRAVAEAAARSSDGRTIPVGVCGEAAADPNLACVLLGLGVSSLSVATAALPFVGAALAEVTFEQCRELAALALDSDTALEARDAVLAARS; encoded by the coding sequence ATGACGCAGCAGTCGAAGACCGGGGCGGTCATCCGCGGCACCGGCGTGGTCGCCGGACTCGCCTACGGCCCCGCCCGGTGGGTCGTCAGGCCGGATGAACTGGATCCGGGGCCCGCGGCGGGCGGCGGCGACTCGGACGAGCAGGACCAGCCGGACGAGGGCCGGGTCGAGGCGGGCCGTGAGCGCTTCGCCGCGGCGGCACGCACCGTCGCCGAACGCCTCGATCAGCGGGCCGCGCTGGCAACCGGTGTCAGCGCCGAGGTCCTGTCCGCAAACGCCGTCCTCGCCAGGGACCGCGGGTGGGCAAAGGCGGTCGTCAAGGAGCTGAAGAAGGGCGCGTCGGTGGAGGCGGCGGCGGTGGCGGCCACAGAGACCTTCGCCGAGATGTTCGCCAAGATCGGCGGGCGGCAGGCCGAACGCATCACCGACCTGCGTGACATCTGCGCCCGCGTCGTAGCCGAGCTTCGCGGCCTGCCCGAACCCGGCATCCCCGAGTTCGACGAGCCGGGCGTGCTCATGGCCGACGACCTCGCCCCGGCGGACACCGCCGGACTCGACCCGGCTCTTGTGCTGGCGATCGTGTGCGAACACGGCGGCCCCACCTCGCACACCGCGATCATCGCGCGGCAGCTCGGCATCCCATGCATGGTCGCCGTCGGCGGACTCACCGCGGTCGTCGACGGTACGCACGTGCTGGTGGATGCGGCAGCGGGCACCGTCACCGTCGAGCCGGAGGCGGGGCCCGCCACGGCGCAGGCCGACGCGGACCGGCGGAACCGCGCGCTCGCCGCTGACTGGACCGGGCCCGCAGCCCTGGCCGACGGGCACCCGGTGCACTTGCTGGCTAACGTGCAGGACGGCGCGGGCGCCGAGGACGCGGCGTCGGGCCCGGCTGGCGGGATCGGCCTGTTCCGCACCGAACTGGCGTTCCTCGACCGGGCCAGTGAACCGACCCACGACGAGCAGGTCGACCTCTACGCCCGCGTCCTCGGGTCGTTCCCGGACGCCAGGGTCGTCACGAGGACGCTGGACGCCGGCTCGGACAAGCCGTTGGCGTTCGCGGGGATGACCGAGGAGGACAATCCGGCACTGGGCGTCCGCGGCATCCGCGTGGACCTCATCGACCCCGGGCTGCTGGACCGGCAGCTCGACGCCCTCGCCGCGGCCGGCCGTCGGGTGGGCGGGGCGCAGTCCTCCCCGTGGGTGATGGCCCCCATGGTCGCCACCGTCGACGAGGCCCGGGACTTCGCCGATCGCTGCCGCCAGCGCGGCCTGACGCCCGGGATCATGGTCGAGGTGCCCTCGGTCGCGGTGGCCGTCGACCGGTTCCTCCCTCACATCGACTTCCTCTCGATCGGCACCAACGACCTCACGCAGTACGTCATGGCCGCCGACCGGATGTCCTCCGACCTGGCCGCCCTCACCGACCCGTGGCAGCCCGCCGTGCTCCGGCTCATCCGAGCGGTCGCCGAGGCCGCGGCCCGATCGTCGGATGGCCGCACGATCCCGGTCGGGGTGTGCGGCGAGGCGGCGGCCGACCCGAACCTGGCCTGCGTCCTGCTGGGGCTCGGCGTCAGTTCACTGTCCGTGGCCACCGCGGCGCTGCCGTTCGTCGGCGCCGCACTGGCCGAGGTCACGTTCGAGCAGTGCCGTGAGCTCGCCGCACTGGCGCTGGACAGTGACACGGCCCTCGAGGCCCGCGACGCGGTTCTCGCCGCGAGGAGCTGA
- a CDS encoding dienelactone hydrolase family protein: MAVDLGIQMADGTAEAFVSRPRSADRELPGVLLFSDIFGLRPQIRTMMDRIASWGYVVLAPNVFYRSGTVTDLAPTVDLREPGERERYFAIARPRMEELTSELSRPDAVAYLDALLALPGVAGDAGVIGYCMGARLAMRLGGDRPDRVAAVGGFHGGGLATDEADSPHRSVATTRAAILLRHADDDPSMPPGGMDAIASVARGSGVPLDQAVYPGAPHGYSMADTPTYDESAAERHFEDLREHLARRLAR; encoded by the coding sequence ATGGCCGTGGATTTGGGCATCCAGATGGCGGACGGCACCGCGGAGGCCTTCGTCTCGAGGCCCCGGAGTGCCGACCGCGAACTGCCGGGTGTGTTGCTCTTTTCGGACATCTTCGGTCTCCGGCCGCAGATCCGGACGATGATGGACCGCATCGCGAGCTGGGGCTACGTCGTCCTCGCGCCGAACGTCTTCTACCGCTCCGGCACCGTCACCGATCTGGCGCCGACCGTGGACCTGCGCGAACCGGGCGAGCGCGAGCGCTACTTCGCGATCGCCCGCCCCCGGATGGAGGAACTCACCTCCGAGCTGTCGCGACCGGACGCCGTCGCCTACCTGGATGCCCTCCTCGCGCTGCCCGGGGTCGCGGGTGACGCGGGAGTGATCGGCTACTGCATGGGCGCCCGGCTGGCGATGCGCCTGGGTGGGGACCGCCCGGATCGCGTTGCCGCCGTCGGGGGATTCCACGGCGGCGGGTTGGCGACGGACGAGGCCGACAGCCCTCACCGGAGCGTGGCGACGACCCGCGCTGCGATCCTCTTACGGCACGCAGACGACGACCCCTCAATGCCGCCGGGAGGAATGGACGCCATCGCGTCCGTGGCCCGCGGTTCCGGTGTCCCCCTCGACCAGGCGGTGTACCCCGGCGCCCCGCACGGGTACTCGATGGCGGACACGCCGACGTACGACGAGTCGGCGGCCGAGCGGCACTTCGAGGACCTGCGCGAACATCTGGCGCGACGCCTGGCCCGGTGA
- a CDS encoding bifunctional adenosylcobinamide kinase/adenosylcobinamide-phosphate guanylyltransferase: MRVLVTGGARSGKSRHAVRLLDGADEVTFVAPGRPADELEDPDWAKRVDHHRAHRPAEWWTVESSDVASALRRAPGPVLVDCLGTWLTATVDDLGLWDAPADQARAAVDESTDALCAALSSRDDVVLVTNEVGSGVVPPYRSGGVFRDLLGALNQTVADCCDEVHLVVCGRALTL; this comes from the coding sequence ATGCGTGTCCTGGTGACCGGCGGCGCCAGGTCCGGGAAGTCCCGGCACGCGGTGCGGCTGCTCGACGGCGCGGACGAGGTGACATTCGTCGCGCCGGGCCGACCTGCCGACGAACTCGAGGATCCCGACTGGGCCAAGCGCGTCGATCACCACCGCGCCCACCGGCCGGCGGAATGGTGGACCGTCGAATCGTCTGACGTCGCCTCCGCGCTGCGCCGCGCACCGGGCCCAGTCCTCGTGGACTGCCTCGGCACCTGGCTCACCGCCACCGTCGACGACCTCGGACTGTGGGACGCCCCCGCCGACCAGGCGCGTGCCGCTGTGGACGAAAGCACCGATGCCCTCTGCGCTGCACTGTCCTCCCGCGACGACGTCGTGCTGGTGACCAACGAGGTCGGCTCCGGGGTCGTTCCCCCGTACCGCTCGGGTGGAGTGTTCCGAGACCTGCTGGGCGCGCTCAACCAGACGGTCGCCGACTGCTGCGACGAGGTTCACCTGGTGGTGTGCGGCCGCGCACTGACGTTATGA
- a CDS encoding YdiU family protein, producing the protein MTTDTARPLTLGSRYASEFPELGVPWTAAEAAEPRLLVLNEALADELALDADYLRGEEGVRLLTGTHVPAGATPFAQAYAGHQFGGYSPRLGDGRALLMGELPDGRDLHLKGSGRTPFARGGDGLAAVGPMLREYVISEAMHALGVPTTRSLAVVATGNTVYREQPLPGAVLARVAASHLRVGTFQFARSVDDDDLLRRLADHAIARHHPHATHAARPYLELFASVLRDQAELVASWMLIGFIHGVMNTDNTTISGETIDYGPCAFMDAFDPATVFSSIDTGGRYAYANQPPVLQWNLARFAETLVPLVDPDQDEAVRLLTEELGTFPERYQQAWTAGMRAKIGLPDDVPAAEATDLIDELSRLLSATGADYTGFFRALVAAADGDDQPVRDLVGALAEGWLVRWRALEPDRESMARVNPIYIPRNHLVEEALDAATAGDMGPFTELLVVVTDPYTELPDYERYTRPAPPESAPHVTFCGT; encoded by the coding sequence ATGACGACGGACACGGCGCGGCCCCTCACGCTCGGATCCCGGTACGCGAGCGAGTTCCCGGAACTCGGCGTGCCGTGGACGGCAGCAGAGGCGGCAGAGCCGCGGCTGCTCGTGCTCAACGAGGCGCTGGCCGACGAGCTGGCCCTGGACGCCGACTACCTGCGCGGTGAGGAGGGAGTGCGGCTACTCACCGGCACTCATGTGCCGGCGGGCGCGACCCCGTTCGCCCAGGCCTACGCAGGTCACCAGTTCGGCGGGTACTCGCCCCGCCTGGGCGACGGCCGCGCACTGTTGATGGGGGAACTGCCCGACGGCCGCGACCTGCACCTCAAGGGCTCGGGCCGCACCCCGTTCGCCCGCGGAGGTGACGGACTGGCCGCGGTCGGGCCGATGCTGCGCGAGTACGTCATCAGCGAGGCGATGCACGCCCTCGGCGTGCCGACCACCCGCTCGCTCGCCGTGGTGGCGACAGGGAACACCGTGTACCGCGAGCAGCCCCTGCCGGGCGCCGTCCTGGCCCGGGTCGCCGCGAGCCACCTGAGGGTGGGGACGTTCCAGTTCGCGCGATCGGTCGACGACGACGACCTATTGCGCCGACTGGCCGACCACGCCATCGCCCGGCACCACCCGCACGCCACCCACGCGGCACGGCCGTACCTGGAGTTGTTCGCATCCGTGCTCCGCGACCAGGCGGAGCTCGTCGCGAGCTGGATGCTGATCGGGTTCATCCATGGCGTCATGAACACGGACAACACCACCATCTCGGGCGAGACCATCGACTACGGACCGTGCGCCTTCATGGACGCCTTCGACCCGGCCACCGTCTTCAGCTCCATCGACACGGGCGGTCGCTACGCCTACGCCAACCAGCCGCCCGTGCTGCAGTGGAATCTCGCCCGGTTCGCCGAGACCCTCGTCCCGCTCGTCGACCCAGACCAGGATGAGGCGGTGCGACTGCTCACGGAAGAGCTGGGCACGTTCCCCGAGCGGTACCAGCAGGCGTGGACGGCGGGGATGCGCGCGAAGATCGGGCTGCCGGACGATGTGCCGGCCGCCGAGGCGACCGACCTCATCGACGAGCTGTCGCGTCTGCTCAGTGCGACGGGGGCCGACTACACGGGCTTCTTCCGGGCGCTCGTCGCCGCTGCGGACGGGGATGACCAGCCGGTACGCGACCTGGTCGGAGCGCTCGCGGAGGGCTGGCTGGTGCGATGGCGTGCACTCGAGCCCGACCGGGAATCGATGGCGCGGGTCAATCCGATCTACATTCCGCGAAACCACCTCGTCGAGGAGGCCCTGGACGCGGCCACGGCAGGGGACATGGGTCCGTTCACCGAACTCCTCGTCGTCGTCACAGACCCCTACACCGAGCTTCCCGATTACGAGCGTTATACACGCCCTGCCCCGCCCGAGTCTGCGCCGCACGTCACCTTCTGCGGAACCTGA
- a CDS encoding FAD-dependent oxidoreductase: protein MPHVITQACCADASCVHACPVNCIHPTPDEPDFATAEMLYIDPVSCVDCGACVGACPVGAIMPHTALAPEQQDFLGINEALTGTGRPARPQARVPTLVRLGPTRTTLRVAVVGAGPAALYAADELLRQPGVEVTVFDRLPVPHGLARYGVAPDHTSTRAVADLFTAIEDQPGFTYRLGVHVGEDVTAEELAAHHHAVVYATGAGTDRPLDIPGADLPGSTSATQVVGWYNDHPDHADAHVPLDHERAVIVGNGNVALDVARILATDPERLADTSIARHALEALRGSRVREVVVLGRRGPEHAAFTLPELVGLAARDDIELLIDAPGGIDPAAATTRQGRLTMEHLVRIADRPPHDAPEDAPRRRIILRFRTAPLEVTGSSRAEGLRVARTELATGADGRVHAVPCPDSAETIAAGLVLGSVGYRGVEVPGVPFDPETSTIPHRGGRVLDGGGGSELPGLYVVGWIKRGPRGFIGSNKTCARETVNALLADANEGRLPTPGPAARFEELLRSRRPAPATV from the coding sequence ATGCCCCACGTCATCACGCAGGCCTGCTGCGCCGACGCCTCGTGCGTCCACGCCTGCCCGGTCAACTGCATCCACCCGACACCCGACGAGCCCGATTTCGCCACGGCCGAGATGCTGTACATCGACCCAGTGTCCTGCGTGGACTGCGGCGCCTGCGTGGGGGCGTGCCCGGTCGGCGCGATCATGCCGCATACCGCGTTGGCCCCCGAACAGCAGGACTTCCTCGGCATCAACGAGGCCCTGACCGGGACCGGCCGCCCGGCCAGGCCCCAGGCGCGGGTCCCCACGCTCGTGCGCCTGGGCCCCACGCGGACGACGCTCAGGGTGGCCGTGGTGGGCGCCGGCCCGGCCGCGCTGTACGCGGCCGACGAACTGCTCCGTCAGCCCGGGGTGGAGGTGACGGTGTTCGACCGTCTGCCCGTGCCCCACGGGCTCGCCCGGTACGGCGTGGCCCCCGACCACACCAGCACCCGCGCCGTCGCGGACCTGTTCACCGCGATCGAGGACCAGCCCGGCTTCACCTACCGGCTCGGGGTGCACGTCGGCGAGGACGTCACCGCCGAGGAGTTGGCGGCCCACCACCACGCGGTCGTGTACGCGACCGGCGCGGGCACGGACCGACCCCTGGACATCCCGGGGGCGGACCTGCCCGGGAGCACGTCGGCGACGCAGGTCGTGGGGTGGTACAACGATCACCCCGACCATGCCGACGCCCACGTCCCGTTGGATCACGAGCGGGCGGTGATCGTCGGCAACGGCAACGTGGCGCTGGATGTGGCCCGGATCCTGGCCACCGACCCGGAGCGGCTCGCCGACACCTCCATCGCACGCCACGCGCTCGAGGCGCTACGCGGCAGCCGGGTCCGCGAGGTCGTTGTGCTCGGCCGCCGCGGACCCGAGCACGCGGCGTTCACCCTGCCCGAGCTGGTCGGACTGGCCGCCCGTGACGACATCGAGCTACTCATTGACGCCCCCGGCGGCATCGACCCCGCCGCCGCGACCACCCGCCAGGGACGCCTCACAATGGAACACCTGGTCCGGATCGCGGACCGGCCACCCCACGACGCACCGGAGGACGCCCCGCGCCGCCGGATCATCCTCCGGTTCCGGACCGCACCCCTGGAGGTCACGGGCTCCTCGCGTGCCGAGGGCCTGCGGGTGGCGCGGACGGAACTCGCCACGGGCGCCGACGGCCGGGTCCACGCCGTGCCCTGTCCGGACTCCGCGGAGACCATCGCGGCGGGGCTGGTGCTGGGTTCGGTGGGGTACCGGGGCGTGGAGGTGCCCGGGGTGCCGTTCGACCCGGAGACCTCGACCATCCCGCACCGCGGTGGCCGCGTACTGGACGGCGGCGGTGGGAGCGAGCTGCCCGGGCTGTACGTGGTGGGCTGGATCAAGCGGGGCCCGCGCGGGTTCATCGGCTCCAACAAGACGTGCGCGCGCGAGACGGTTAACGCCCTGCTCGCCGATGCGAACGAGGGTCGTCTGCCCACTCCGGGCCCGGCGGCGCGTTTCGAGGAGTTGCTCCGGAGCCGCCGCCCGGCCCCGGCGACTGTCTAG
- a CDS encoding diiron oxygenase: MSAAAPAPAPSASREQYEDTLRRLSHASVHRSFDPFKDIPWDHPDFEVDPTDERWVLPAGIDPLGGHPWYKSLPLEKQIAIGLWRQANVMKVGLQFENILIRGIMQYVFKADNGSEEFRYLTHEATEECHHTQMFQQGVNRIGADVPGMPGWMRRLSPVLPLAAGRFPVAFFIGVLAGEEPIDHTQKQVLRNSDSLPPVLSRIMEIHVAEEARHISFAHTYVARNAPRLSRGDKYVVSLLFPVIMRVLCDAILKPTKEFREAFDIPDEVVRELYWDSPESQRFLSDLFGDVRMLAEDSGLMNPAARRVWKALKIDGRPSRYRGEPPVAFRD, translated from the coding sequence ATGTCCGCTGCAGCCCCCGCACCCGCCCCGTCCGCGAGTCGCGAACAGTACGAGGACACGCTCCGTCGGCTGTCCCACGCTTCGGTTCACCGCAGCTTCGACCCCTTCAAGGACATCCCCTGGGACCACCCCGACTTCGAGGTGGACCCCACCGACGAGCGGTGGGTCCTGCCCGCCGGCATCGATCCCCTGGGCGGTCATCCCTGGTACAAGAGCCTGCCGCTCGAGAAGCAGATCGCGATCGGCCTGTGGCGTCAGGCCAACGTCATGAAGGTCGGCCTGCAGTTCGAGAACATCCTCATCCGCGGGATCATGCAGTACGTCTTCAAGGCGGACAACGGTTCGGAGGAGTTCCGGTACCTCACCCACGAGGCCACCGAGGAGTGCCACCACACTCAGATGTTCCAGCAGGGCGTCAACCGGATCGGCGCGGACGTCCCGGGAATGCCCGGGTGGATGCGCCGTCTCTCGCCGGTGCTCCCGCTGGCTGCCGGCCGCTTTCCCGTCGCGTTCTTCATCGGCGTCCTCGCCGGCGAGGAGCCCATCGACCACACGCAGAAGCAGGTCTTGCGGAACTCGGACTCCCTCCCGCCGGTGCTCTCGCGGATCATGGAGATCCACGTGGCGGAAGAGGCCCGGCACATCTCGTTCGCGCACACCTACGTCGCACGCAACGCCCCTCGGCTCTCCCGGGGCGACAAGTACGTGGTCTCGCTGCTCTTTCCCGTGATCATGCGCGTGCTGTGCGACGCGATCCTCAAGCCCACCAAGGAGTTCCGCGAGGCGTTCGACATCCCGGACGAGGTGGTCCGCGAGCTCTACTGGGACAGCCCCGAGTCGCAACGGTTCCTGTCCGACCTGTTCGGTGACGTCCGCATGCTCGCTGAGGACTCGGGCTTGATGAACCCGGCCGCGCGTCGGGTGTGGAAGGCGCTGAAGATCGACGGTCGCCCGTCCCGGTACCGCGGCGAGCCGCCCGTGGCGTTCCGCGACTAG
- a CDS encoding TetR/AcrR family transcriptional regulator encodes MSDTSASDPLAMLRSGRGLPDDTSIDDPIREQLLDAAAAQFESVGIARSTMNDITRRAGLARMTLYRRFANKQELVEATLLREAAWFLAALQREIDAHETIEDKLTEGFAFTVEALRDHDLLNRLLETEPEATVPHFTVQGGPLITAAAHFLAAEISRAAPDERSDQEVLVVAELTARLVVSFVLTPSTTIDLDDPEVSRAFARNHLGPLLGGSANLAGQESGPAPTVT; translated from the coding sequence ATGAGCGACACCTCCGCGTCCGATCCGCTGGCGATGCTGCGTTCCGGGCGCGGACTCCCGGACGACACGTCGATCGACGACCCGATCCGCGAGCAACTCCTCGACGCGGCGGCGGCCCAGTTCGAGAGCGTCGGTATCGCACGGTCCACGATGAACGACATCACGCGACGGGCGGGCCTGGCACGGATGACGCTGTACCGGCGGTTCGCGAACAAGCAGGAACTGGTCGAGGCGACCCTGCTCAGGGAGGCCGCCTGGTTCCTCGCCGCCCTGCAGCGCGAGATCGACGCCCACGAGACCATCGAGGACAAACTCACCGAGGGCTTCGCCTTCACCGTCGAGGCGCTCCGCGACCACGACCTGCTCAACCGCCTTCTGGAGACCGAGCCCGAGGCGACCGTCCCGCACTTCACCGTCCAGGGCGGGCCCCTCATCACCGCGGCGGCGCACTTTCTCGCCGCGGAGATCTCCCGGGCCGCCCCTGACGAGCGGAGCGACCAGGAGGTGTTGGTGGTCGCAGAGTTGACGGCCCGGCTGGTCGTGTCCTTCGTGCTCACGCCGTCGACGACCATCGATCTGGACGACCCGGAGGTCTCCCGAGCCTTCGCGCGGAACCACCTCGGACCGCTGCTCGGCGGATCGGCCAACCTGGCGGGCCAGGAGTCGGGCCCCGCGCCGACGGTGACTTGA
- a CDS encoding AraC family transcriptional regulator — protein MAFIRSAGLRGVRQVVTELGGDPDDLARRSGLPGGALDSDEILVEDLSIALLLETAAAELGCPDLGLRVAGHQDLDMLGPVAVAVKNARTTTQALEMTSKYLFFHSRSIEITVVPDPRNEADVLGVRFGYREPGQLIPPQTVDLVLLFLHRAMLSVLGGDYGLLAVELPNPLNTDAARYESLFGAPITPSAPAAVLRVPSSLLGRPISGGDDAVHQLALRYLDQHLPEDRRTITERTRTVLHQSLDTGTSSLPQAARLLSVSPRTLQRGLAGEGTSFAALRDEARRGIAARLLTTTEIPLSQIASALALGDATTFSQYARRWWGMTAREFRHGRTTPPGVGQSRT, from the coding sequence ATGGCGTTCATCCGATCGGCCGGCCTGCGCGGGGTCCGGCAGGTGGTCACGGAACTCGGCGGTGACCCCGACGACCTGGCCCGCAGGTCCGGGCTGCCGGGCGGCGCCCTCGACAGCGACGAGATCCTGGTGGAGGACCTGTCGATTGCCCTCCTGCTGGAGACCGCTGCCGCGGAACTCGGGTGCCCGGACCTGGGACTGCGCGTGGCCGGGCACCAGGATCTCGACATGCTGGGCCCGGTCGCCGTGGCCGTGAAGAACGCGCGGACCACCACCCAGGCGCTGGAGATGACCTCAAAGTACCTGTTCTTCCACTCCCGCTCGATCGAGATCACCGTGGTGCCCGATCCGCGCAACGAGGCCGACGTACTCGGGGTGCGGTTCGGCTACCGGGAACCCGGGCAGCTCATCCCGCCGCAGACGGTGGATCTCGTCCTGCTCTTCCTCCACCGCGCCATGCTCAGCGTGCTCGGCGGCGACTACGGCCTGCTGGCCGTCGAGTTGCCCAATCCGCTCAACACCGACGCCGCGCGGTACGAATCGCTCTTCGGCGCCCCGATCACGCCGTCAGCCCCCGCCGCGGTGCTGCGCGTGCCCTCCTCGCTGCTGGGCCGCCCCATCTCGGGCGGCGACGACGCGGTCCACCAGCTCGCACTGCGGTATCTGGACCAGCACCTGCCCGAGGACCGACGGACCATCACCGAGCGGACCCGCACGGTGTTGCACCAGTCCCTCGATACCGGCACCTCGTCTCTCCCGCAGGCCGCCAGGCTGCTCTCCGTCTCCCCGCGGACGCTGCAGCGCGGGCTGGCCGGTGAGGGCACGAGCTTCGCGGCCCTGCGGGACGAGGCCCGCCGCGGCATCGCCGCGCGACTGCTCACCACCACCGAGATCCCGCTCTCCCAGATCGCCTCGGCCCTGGCGCTCGGGGACGCCACGACGTTCAGTCAGTACGCCCGACGGTGGTGGGGGATGACGGCGCGCGAGTTCAGGCACGGACGCACTACCCCACCAGGGGTGGGACAATCACGCACATGA
- a CDS encoding NAD(P)/FAD-dependent oxidoreductase: MTSFTNRPEGPGAAPGDPLDLLIVGAGLSGIDLAHHVHRAFPDWRWEIHDAHDDLGGTWHTFRYPGIRSDSDMATFGFPFRPWPHGSTLGSGAEIKEYLRDTAREAGALDRLHLRSWVADADWRSDHQLYRVTCVTDTGARIVWARRVHFGSGYYSHTEGFRPEFPGEADFRGVIIHPQQWPDDLDYAGRKFVVIGSGATAVTLVPALAERGADVTMLQRTPSYIGPLPEKDLISAVWRRLLPAPWSYRAARLNHGARDTAQFVIAQRLPWLFKAGLRLMQRRYISPEQIDEHFTPPYRPWDQRVCKAPDGDIFQAIRRGAARVVTGYIDRFTDTGIRLRSGEEIEADVIITATGLKLEAFGGGTLSIDGEALDVPSLATYRGMMLAGVPNFSFTVGYINSSWTLRADLVSQYMVKLWKTGESVYAPRLPGEPADQLLLDFDAGYIQRDGHKFPKQGTARPWRYVQNFLVEIPELAFGDQRREMAFGDRVQLTGARRARDDDHDDDRDYDDEVARA; the protein is encoded by the coding sequence ATGACCAGTTTTACGAATCGTCCGGAGGGCCCGGGTGCAGCACCCGGAGACCCGCTGGACCTGCTGATCGTCGGCGCGGGGTTGTCCGGCATCGACCTGGCCCACCACGTCCATCGCGCGTTCCCCGACTGGCGGTGGGAGATCCACGACGCCCACGACGACCTGGGTGGCACCTGGCACACCTTCCGCTACCCCGGCATCCGCTCAGACTCGGACATGGCGACCTTCGGGTTCCCGTTCCGGCCCTGGCCGCACGGATCGACCCTCGGCAGCGGCGCGGAGATCAAGGAATACCTCCGCGACACCGCCCGCGAGGCCGGCGCGCTCGACCGCCTACACCTGCGCTCCTGGGTGGCCGACGCGGACTGGCGCAGCGATCACCAGCTGTACCGGGTCACCTGCGTCACCGATACCGGCGCGCGCATCGTGTGGGCGCGGCGCGTCCACTTCGGCTCCGGTTACTACTCGCACACCGAGGGGTTCCGTCCCGAGTTCCCCGGGGAGGCGGACTTCCGCGGCGTGATCATCCACCCGCAGCAGTGGCCCGACGACCTCGACTACGCCGGCCGGAAGTTCGTGGTGATCGGGTCCGGCGCGACGGCCGTGACGTTGGTCCCGGCGCTCGCCGAGCGGGGCGCGGACGTGACGATGCTCCAGCGCACCCCCAGCTACATCGGCCCGCTGCCGGAGAAGGACCTCATCAGCGCGGTGTGGCGGCGCCTGCTCCCCGCGCCGTGGAGCTACCGGGCGGCGCGGCTCAACCACGGCGCGCGGGACACGGCCCAATTCGTCATCGCCCAGCGGCTGCCCTGGCTGTTCAAGGCGGGCCTGCGGCTCATGCAACGGCGCTACATCTCCCCCGAGCAGATCGACGAGCACTTCACACCTCCGTACCGGCCGTGGGACCAGCGCGTCTGCAAGGCTCCCGACGGGGACATCTTCCAGGCCATCCGACGTGGGGCCGCCCGAGTGGTGACCGGATACATCGACCGGTTCACCGACACTGGCATCCGTCTGCGCTCGGGGGAGGAGATCGAGGCCGACGTCATCATCACCGCCACCGGACTCAAGCTCGAGGCGTTCGGTGGCGGCACCCTGAGCATCGACGGCGAGGCTCTCGACGTCCCGTCGCTGGCGACCTATCGCGGCATGATGTTGGCGGGAGTGCCCAACTTCAGCTTCACGGTCGGCTACATCAACTCGTCCTGGACTCTGCGGGCCGACCTGGTCTCGCAGTACATGGTCAAATTGTGGAAGACGGGCGAGTCGGTGTACGCGCCACGGCTGCCAGGCGAGCCCGCCGACCAGCTGCTGCTGGACTTCGACGCCGGCTACATCCAGCGTGACGGCCACAAGTTCCCCAAGCAGGGCACCGCCCGGCCGTGGCGCTACGTCCAGAACTTCCTGGTGGAGATCCCCGAGTTGGCCTTCGGCGACCAGCGCCGCGAGATGGCGTTCGGGGACCGCGTGCAGCTCACCGGGGCACGCCGGGCCCGCGACGACGACCATGACGACGACCGTGACTACGACGACGAGGTGGCCCGAGCATGA